A genomic window from Acinetobacter chinensis includes:
- the smpB gene encoding SsrA-binding protein SmpB: MAKATVVKKNNGGTIALNKRARHDYFIEEKFEAGLSLQGWEVKSLRAGRMTLVESYILLKNGEAFLFGAQIQPLLSASTHIVPEATRTRKLLLNRREIEKLMGAVNQKGYSCVPLACYWKGPLVKLEIALVKGKQLHDKRATEKDRDWQRDKARIFHK, translated from the coding sequence ATGGCGAAAGCAACTGTAGTTAAAAAAAATAATGGCGGCACGATCGCACTGAATAAACGTGCTCGTCATGATTATTTTATCGAAGAAAAATTTGAAGCAGGACTGTCTTTGCAGGGCTGGGAAGTCAAATCCCTGCGTGCAGGACGCATGACACTGGTCGAAAGCTATATTCTGTTAAAAAATGGTGAAGCTTTCCTCTTTGGTGCTCAGATTCAGCCTTTACTGTCGGCATCCACACACATTGTGCCAGAGGCAACCCGAACCCGTAAATTATTGCTGAACCGCAGAGAAATTGAAAAACTGATGGGTGCAGTCAACCAGAAAGGTTATTCCTGTGTGCCACTGGCATGTTACTGGAAAGGTCCTCTGGTTAAACTTGAAATTGCCTTAGTGAAAGGGAAACAGCTGCATGACAAACGTGCGACTGAAAAAGACCGTGACTGGCAACGTGATAAAGCGCGTATTTTTCACAAATAA